Part of the Qipengyuania sp. SS22 genome, CCGATGATCGTGGGGATCGCGCGGATCAGGAAGGCGGTGCCTGCCCGGCCGGCGCTGACCAGCAGCGATTCGAGACTGGCCCCGACCAGTTCGATCGCGCCGGCGATCGCAAGGATCACCATGGTCCAGAACACGCGGAATTCGGGCCCCGCGATCAGGACCAGCGCGGTCCGCCCGAAGAACAGCGTTACCAGCACCGCCAGCACGCCGGCGATCAGCGCGATATTGGCCATCCGCCGGGCCATGTCATGCGCGGTCTCCCGGGCATGGACCAGTTCGGGATAGATCGCCTTGGAGACCGTCTGCGCGAGGCTGACGAGCGCCTGCCCCAGCTGGCTGGCAACGCGGTAGCCGCCCGCCGCGGTTTCGCCGCCGATCGCGCCGACGAGCAGGATCAGCACTTGCTTGGCGCCGACATTGAGGCTGCCCGACATGTTGGTCGACCAGACGAAGCGCCAGGCTCCCGGATGCGCGCGCGGAATATGGCGTAGGCTGATGCGCGAGAGGTTGATCCGCTCGAGCCGGCCAGCCGCGATCCACAAGGATACGGCCACCGCGATTTCTGCGGCGGCCCAGGCGAGGACAAAGCCGGTCACGGTCGGCATGGCGATTGCGGCAGCTGCCGCGCCCGCCGCGCGCACCACCGGCTGCACCGCTTCGGCTGCGGTGGTGCGCGCATAGGCGAAGCGCAGTCGCAGCAGGCCGGTGGGAGTGGTGCGGATCGCCAGCAGCGAGATCACGCAATAGCCGAAGGCGACCGGTATCAGCTCGTCGGGCAGCGGCAGCCAGAGCGGTGCGCTGCCCACCAGCGCGGCTGCCAGCACGAGGCCCAG contains:
- a CDS encoding lipopolysaccharide biosynthesis protein → MHRLLRNIGWLLTGRGLNAVLSIIYLALATRTLGLDHFGYFAIILALGQTVTGLANFQTWQFVVRWGADEDGPADATGFAIALDLLSVALGLVLAAALVGSAPLWLPLPDELIPVAFGYCVISLLAIRTTPTGLLRLRFAYARTTAAEAVQPVVRAAGAAAAAIAMPTVTGFVLAWAAAEIAVAVSLWIAAGRLERINLSRISLRHIPRAHPGAWRFVWSTNMSGSLNVGAKQVLILLVGAIGGETAAGGYRVASQLGQALVSLAQTVSKAIYPELVHARETAHDMARRMANIALIAGVLAVLVTLFFGRTALVLIAGPEFRVFWTMVILAIAGAIELVGASLESLLVSAGRAGTAFLIRAIPTIIGLTLLDVAMGWNGLKGAAFTVMGASALSVLGFWVAVISLAQITITVKPAPELPPKG